The following DNA comes from Hyphomicrobiales bacterium.
ACCCCCGAGTGCCACCGTTACATAGGCCACCAGAACGAAAACGGCGCCGACCCTGGGAAAGACGTAGTAGAAATTCGAGAGCAGCGAGCCGGCAACGCCGACGCATGCCGCGCCCATGCCCCAGGATAGGGCGAACATCCGATCGACATTGATGCCGACCGTCAATGCGGCCTGTCGATCCTGCGCGGCTGCGCGGAGCGACCTGCCGGGCCCGGTGCGAAACACGAACCAGTAGAGCAATGCGGTGGTGGCCGAAGCGCCAATGATCGCCGCAACGTGAGGCAGCGGAACGGTCACCCCGCCGACCACCACGACGCCGGCGAGAATGCTTCCGCTCACCGCATGATAGTCGGCGCCGAGGAAGAACTGCGCTGCGGCCTGCAGGAACACCATAAGCCCGAACGTCGCGAAGATCTGCGCGTGCATCGCGCCGCCCAGCACGTGGCGGATCAGGAGGTAATAGACGGCCACGCCGAACACGAACATTGCCGCCGCCACCACCGGCAAGGTCACGAGCGGGTCGAGTCCCCATGTCGCGAAGACGATATAGGTGGCATACATGGCGATCATGAGAAATTCGCCATGAGCAAAATTGACGACGTCCATAACGCCGTAAATGAGCGTGAGGCCGATCGCGATAAGCGCGAAGATGAAGCCCATGCCGAGGGCGCTCACCAGGAGCTGGATCAGCAGGGTTTGCGACATATCGGCCTCCGCTCATCAGACGCTGCCCGCGCGGTCGCGGCAGCGTCTCACTTCCATTCTGGCCGCGGCCAAACGAGTTCGGCCGATTCCAAGCCGAACGGCCACACGATCCTGGGCGCACCGTCCAGGGTCTGAATGAAGATGCCGCGGGTCAATTCGTTCTGGCCGCTGGCATCGAAGCGAATGCCTTCCCACGGCATGATCGTGTCGTTCTCGCCGAGGTTTGTTTTGGCCAGGGCATCACGGATCTTTTCCGGCTCCGTCGAGCCGGCGCGGTTGATGGCATCGGCCAACGTCATCATGGCTGTGAAGGCACGTGCCGGCGTCCCGTCCATCTCCTTGCCGTAGCGCTCCTTGTAGAGCTTAGCGACCTGAGCGACGACAGGCTTGGTGGCGGAAAGATCCCGCGACCAGTGGTCGCGCACCAGAAAATAGTTCGCGCCGTCGCCGAGCGCATCTCGGAACGCGTTTGATCCGAAGGCAGCCCCAATGGCCAGGATACCCTGCGGATCGAAATTGTATTGTTTGTACGTCTTGGCGAACAGGATCGCCTCGGCGTCGTAGGACGCGTGCAACACGGCATCAGGCTTTGCCGCGATCAGCCGCTGGACCTCGCTCGTTACATCCGACGTGCCCTGTTGATAGGTAATGTCGGTGATGAGCTCGAAATCCGGGTAGTTGGAGACGTATTTGTTGACCGCCTTGGCGAAACTTTCTCCCCAGAGGGTGTTCTCATGCACCAAGGCGACACGGCGGATTTTTGCATCCTTCTTGGCGTCTATCTCCTTCAGGAAGGTGAAGAAATCCTGCGTTTGCGTGTCGGAATTCGGCGTGGTCCGGAAAAACCATTTGAATCCCCGCTCGGTCAGCGCGGTCGCCTCCGATTCGCCCGAGATGTAAGGCACACCCATCCGCTCTGCGACCTGCGATGAGGTCGCCGCGACGGAGCTGTGGAAGGCGCCAACCAGGGCCACGACTTTTTGTTGCTCGATCAGCCGCTCGGCTTCCGCCTGACCGATTTCGGGCGAGCCCTGGTGATCGGCAACGATCAGCTCGATTTTGGCCCCGTTCAGGTTGGGCAGCCCTTCGCTCTTGGCTAATGGCAGATCGATTCCATCATTCTTGTTGTTGATAACGTCGACGGCGAGCTTGATCGCGTTCACCGTGTCCTCGCCGGATTTGGCGACCTGACCGGAAAGGGG
Coding sequences within:
- a CDS encoding ABC transporter substrate-binding protein, yielding MAGLAMTAVTIYSAGYTEAQETVKIGALYPLSGQVAKSGEDTVNAIKLAVDVINNKNDGIDLPLAKSEGLPNLNGAKIELIVADHQGSPEIGQAEAERLIEQQKVVALVGAFHSSVAATSSQVAERMGVPYISGESEATALTERGFKWFFRTTPNSDTQTQDFFTFLKEIDAKKDAKIRRVALVHENTLWGESFAKAVNKYVSNYPDFELITDITYQQGTSDVTSEVQRLIAAKPDAVLHASYDAEAILFAKTYKQYNFDPQGILAIGAAFGSNAFRDALGDGANYFLVRDHWSRDLSATKPVVAQVAKLYKERYGKEMDGTPARAFTAMMTLADAINRAGSTEPEKIRDALAKTNLGENDTIMPWEGIRFDASGQNELTRGIFIQTLDGAPRIVWPFGLESAELVWPRPEWK
- a CDS encoding branched-chain amino acid ABC transporter permease, encoding MSQTLLIQLLVSALGMGFIFALIAIGLTLIYGVMDVVNFAHGEFLMIAMYATYIVFATWGLDPLVTLPVVAAAMFVFGVAVYYLLIRHVLGGAMHAQIFATFGLMVFLQAAAQFFLGADYHAVSGSILAGVVVVGGVTVPLPHVAAIIGASATTALLYWFVFRTGPGRSLRAAAQDRQAALTVGINVDRMFALSWGMGAACVGVAGSLLSNFYYVFPRVGAVFVLVAYVTVALGGFGSIHGALLAGILIGLLQVFAGFFISSELKFVPVFLVYLLVVLLWPRGLAGKA